A section of the Actinomycetes bacterium genome encodes:
- the murA gene encoding UDP-N-acetylglucosamine 1-carboxyvinyltransferase, whose translation MESFVIKGGLPLSGTVRPTGNKNGALPIIAASLLADGPVVLHNVPRIRDVDAMLQLTAMTGAQVADVGPNDVRIDPRGVRQVSLDPALCARIRASVLLAAPLLARTGRCTLPPPGGDVIGRRRLDTHLLAFRSLGATVEFDGVLELSADRLTGKPMFLDEASVTATENAVTAAVLAEGETIIGNAACEPHVQDLCRFLGALGARIEGVGSNRLTVTGVEGLSGGEYTIGPDHIEVASFIGIAAATGGELVIEGVIEDDMRPVAVGFTRLGVIWELEGSTLRVPPDQRLVVQDDLGAAIPKIDDGPWPAFPADLTSIAVAVATQAKGTVLIFEKMFENRLFFVDKLVGMGARIIICDPHRAVVNGPTRLYGERLASPDIRAGMALLLAALAAEGESVIGNVGEIDRGYERVDERLRALGASIERATG comes from the coding sequence ATGGAGAGCTTCGTCATCAAGGGCGGGTTGCCGCTCAGCGGCACCGTGCGCCCGACCGGCAACAAGAACGGCGCGCTGCCCATCATCGCGGCGTCCCTGCTGGCCGACGGCCCGGTCGTGCTCCACAACGTGCCCCGCATCCGTGACGTGGACGCCATGCTCCAGCTCACCGCCATGACCGGAGCCCAGGTCGCCGACGTCGGCCCCAACGACGTGCGGATCGACCCACGCGGCGTCCGGCAGGTGAGCCTCGACCCGGCCCTGTGCGCCCGCATCCGGGCCTCGGTGCTGCTGGCCGCTCCCCTGCTGGCCCGGACCGGCCGCTGCACCCTGCCCCCGCCCGGGGGCGACGTGATCGGTCGCCGCCGGCTCGACACCCACCTGCTCGCGTTCCGCTCGCTCGGGGCCACGGTCGAGTTCGACGGGGTGCTCGAGCTGTCGGCCGACCGGCTCACCGGCAAGCCGATGTTCCTGGACGAGGCGTCGGTGACGGCCACCGAGAACGCCGTGACCGCGGCCGTGCTCGCCGAGGGCGAGACGATCATCGGCAACGCCGCCTGCGAGCCCCACGTACAGGACCTGTGCCGGTTCCTCGGCGCGCTCGGGGCCAGGATCGAGGGGGTTGGCTCGAACCGGCTCACGGTCACCGGCGTCGAGGGGCTCTCCGGCGGCGAGTACACCATCGGGCCCGACCACATCGAGGTGGCCAGCTTCATCGGGATCGCCGCCGCCACCGGCGGCGAGCTCGTGATCGAGGGCGTGATCGAGGACGACATGCGCCCGGTCGCGGTCGGCTTCACCCGCCTCGGGGTGATCTGGGAGCTGGAGGGCTCCACGCTGCGGGTGCCGCCCGACCAGCGGCTGGTCGTGCAGGACGACCTGGGCGCGGCCATCCCGAAGATCGACGACGGGCCGTGGCCCGCGTTCCCGGCCGACCTCACCTCGATCGCGGTCGCGGTAGCCACCCAGGCCAAGGGCACCGTGCTGATCTTCGAGAAGATGTTCGAGAACCGGCTGTTCTTCGTGGACAAGCTGGTGGGGATGGGCGCCCGCATCATCATCTGCGACCCCCACCGGGCCGTGGTGAACGGGCCGACCCGGCTCTACGGGGAGCGCCTGGCCTCGCCCGACATCCGGGCCGGCATGGCGCTGCTGCTCGCCGCCCTGGCCGCCGAGGGCGAGTCGGTCATCGGCAACGTCGGCGAGATCGACCGGGGTTACGAGCGAGTCGACGAGCGCCTGCGCGCCCTCGGCGCGAGCATCGAGCGGGCCACGGGCTGA